A portion of the Pleurocapsa minor HA4230-MV1 genome contains these proteins:
- a CDS encoding DUF29 domain-containing protein, producing the protein MNLDHLLILLSEIDIDDIGQQEKQSLESYLKRLLENIFRLQYWELEQGRNYKYWQTMVSNSRNDIKKLIQCSPCLRKYLEQVYPKLYQDAVSLCQIEFYIPRNMSIELEQILDNNYFG; encoded by the coding sequence ATGAACTTGGATCATTTATTAATTCTCCTGAGTGAAATTGATATTGATGATATTGGTCAACAAGAAAAGCAATCGCTAGAAAGTTATTTAAAAAGATTGCTTGAGAATATCTTTAGATTACAGTACTGGGAATTAGAACAAGGTCGCAATTATAAGTATTGGCAGACTATGGTATCTAATTCTCGCAATGATATCAAAAAATTAATTCAATGCAGTCCTTGCCTCAGAAAATATCTGGAACAAGTATATCCAAAACTCTATCAAGATGCTGTCAGCTTATGTCAAATAGAGTTTTACATACCGAGAAATATGTCAATTGAGCTAGAACAAATTTTAGACAATAATTATTTTGGCTAA
- a CDS encoding sterol desaturase family protein has translation MILIIAFVLAFIFASFVEYWLHRMMHIFPHFGRDIVPHYEHHRENTANGVLQEFRDYAMVVPLSMLAFFISLPVGISCVVGSVVYAAFSAYAHQLQHENPTKCVWMKMPVHYVHHKYNQWEHNFGLGVDWWDRLFGTYQAVEWLTESELEQSSKGYWQIKW, from the coding sequence ATGATCTTGATTATTGCGTTTGTGTTGGCGTTTATTTTCGCCAGTTTTGTTGAATATTGGCTGCATCGCATGATGCATATCTTCCCGCACTTTGGACGAGATATTGTGCCTCACTACGAACACCATCGAGAAAATACGGCTAACGGCGTGCTACAGGAGTTTAGAGATTATGCAATGGTAGTTCCTTTAAGTATGTTGGCTTTCTTTATTTCTCTTCCCGTTGGCATCAGCTGTGTGGTTGGAAGTGTTGTGTACGCTGCTTTTTCAGCTTATGCTCATCAGTTACAACATGAGAATCCGACTAAATGCGTTTGGATGAAGATGCCAGTTCATTATGTTCATCATAAATACAATCAATGGGAACATAACTTTGGCTTGGGGGTAGATTGGTGGGATCGCTTATTTGGTACTTATCAAGCAGTGGAATGGCTCACCGAATCAGAGTTAGAACAATCCTCTAAAGGATATTGGCAGATTAAATGGTAG
- a CDS encoding metallo-mystery pair system four-Cys motif protein, translated as MLFAFNQKTCLLATAIAFGAYNATHAQADTKEIAINFAAYVGEEEFVCGKSYQGVGTEKSTITPTDFRFYVSNVALIDREGNAVPLKLQQDGKWQYQNTALLDFEDGKSACDNGTAEINTTVVGTVPQGDYQSLQFTLGVPQNLNHDDAAIAPSPLNLTSMWWNWQGGYKFLRVDLTTENAMANTSHSQSGQSNLQVNEQSTHQNSSKAGIFPHGQSTHSQAHSTTQSTHQSSHGEHSSAHSSEAINSNAYLIHLGSTGCSDSAQSNLFTCANPNRTQVVLEDFNPEDNVVIADLGELLAQSNLTSNQANTPNGCMSSPEDSDCMPIMQNLNLSSSNTGESAQYFFFVE; from the coding sequence ATGTTATTTGCATTTAATCAAAAAACTTGCTTACTCGCCACAGCGATCGCCTTTGGTGCTTATAATGCTACTCACGCTCAAGCGGATACCAAAGAGATCGCGATTAACTTTGCTGCTTATGTGGGAGAAGAGGAATTTGTCTGTGGTAAAAGCTATCAAGGAGTGGGTACAGAAAAATCAACTATCACCCCTACAGATTTCCGTTTTTATGTATCTAACGTTGCTTTAATCGATCGAGAGGGGAATGCTGTTCCTTTAAAACTGCAACAAGATGGTAAATGGCAATATCAAAATACGGCTTTGTTAGATTTTGAAGACGGAAAGAGTGCTTGTGATAATGGTACAGCAGAAATAAACACCACTGTCGTAGGGACAGTACCTCAAGGGGATTATCAAAGTCTTCAGTTTACCTTGGGAGTGCCACAAAATTTAAACCATGACGATGCAGCGATCGCGCCGTCTCCTTTGAATCTCACTTCGATGTGGTGGAATTGGCAGGGTGGCTATAAATTCTTGCGCGTAGATTTAACCACAGAAAATGCCATGGCTAATACTAGTCACAGTCAAAGTGGACAAAGCAATCTTCAGGTAAATGAACAGAGTACCCACCAAAATAGTAGTAAAGCAGGTATTTTCCCACATGGACAGAGTACCCACAGTCAAGCTCATAGTACTACTCAATCCACCCATCAGAGTAGCCACGGTGAACATAGCTCTGCTCATAGCTCAGAAGCTATTAATAGTAATGCCTACTTAATTCACCTGGGTAGTACAGGCTGTTCTGATTCAGCTCAAAGCAATTTGTTTACCTGTGCTAACCCCAATCGTACTCAGGTTGTCTTAGAAGATTTCAATCCAGAAGATAATGTGGTGATTGCTGACTTAGGTGAATTATTAGCTCAAAGCAACTTAACGAGCAATCAAGCCAATACTCCTAATGGCTGTATGTCTTCTCCTGAAGATAGCGATTGTATGCCAATTATGCAAAATCTAAATTTATCTTCCAGTAATACAGGAGAGTCAGCGCAATATTTCTTTTTTGTAGAATAG
- a CDS encoding di-heme enzyme — MGDRILHLLLAFVLSICLSIGLSKAMATDGHLTASASSEYNWNLPEWTPKPVVPENNPMTAEKVELGRHLFYEPRLSITGKYSCASCHKQSLAFTDGKQVALGSTNESHTRNSMGLGNVAYNSVLTWANPLITSLENQALIPIFGEHPIEMGMVGQEQQMIQWLQNDPNYRQMFNQAFTDEQPVNVDNLTKAIASFQRSLVSFRSPYDRYRYQGETNAISAAAKRGERLFNSERTECFHCHSGINFSDSAKHENMAFTQIAFHNTGLYNIDGNGSYPPQNIGIKEITQEPKDMGRFKAPSLRNIALTAPYMHDGSVATLSEAIAHYQAGGRTITQGEWAGVGSTSPYKSGFIKGFTITPAETADLIAFLQSLTDEDFITNPAYSDPNLPTVK; from the coding sequence ATGGGCGATCGCATTCTCCACTTGTTACTAGCTTTTGTCTTGTCTATCTGTTTGTCAATAGGTTTAAGCAAGGCGATGGCGACGGATGGACATTTAACTGCTTCAGCTTCAAGCGAATATAACTGGAATTTACCAGAATGGACACCAAAACCAGTAGTCCCCGAAAATAATCCGATGACTGCTGAAAAAGTCGAATTAGGTAGACATCTATTTTACGAACCTCGTTTATCAATTACGGGAAAGTATTCCTGTGCATCATGTCATAAGCAGTCTCTAGCTTTTACTGATGGTAAGCAGGTAGCCCTAGGTTCGACTAACGAATCTCATACTCGCAACTCTATGGGATTAGGCAATGTCGCCTATAACTCTGTGTTGACTTGGGCAAATCCCTTAATCACTAGCTTAGAAAATCAGGCATTAATTCCCATCTTTGGAGAACATCCAATTGAAATGGGCATGGTGGGTCAAGAACAGCAGATGATTCAGTGGCTGCAAAATGATCCCAACTATCGCCAAATGTTTAACCAGGCTTTTACTGATGAGCAACCAGTCAATGTAGATAACTTGACTAAAGCGATCGCTAGTTTTCAGAGAAGTCTCGTATCCTTTCGTTCTCCTTACGATCGCTATCGTTATCAAGGGGAAACAAACGCCATCTCTGCTGCTGCCAAACGGGGAGAAAGGCTCTTTAATAGCGAACGGACAGAATGTTTTCACTGTCATAGTGGGATTAATTTCAGTGATTCAGCCAAACACGAAAATATGGCATTTACCCAAATAGCATTTCACAACACGGGTTTATACAATATTGACGGTAATGGTAGTTATCCACCGCAGAACATCGGTATCAAAGAAATTACTCAAGAACCCAAAGATATGGGACGGTTTAAAGCCCCTAGCTTAAGGAATATTGCCCTGACAGCACCCTATATGCATGATGGTAGCGTGGCGACTTTATCAGAGGCGATCGCTCATTATCAAGCAGGTGGTAGGACAATTACTCAAGGAGAATGGGCTGGAGTTGGTAGCACAAGTCCCTATAAAAGTGGTTTTATTAAAGGGTTTACCATTACCCCAGCCGAAACTGCTGATTTAATTGCCTTTTTACAAAGTCTCACCGATGAAGATTTTATTACCAATCCTGCTTACAGCGATCCTAATCTACCTACCGTAAAATGA
- a CDS encoding pentapeptide repeat-containing protein has protein sequence MKPQLFAVIVLLTTIAMPAQAENLSDLNQLLGSKKCSQCDLSNAGLVQADLMGSDLAGANLAEANLSQANLKGANLQGVDLSGASLYGANLTGANLAGANLTGTDLRNAYVDRANLAGVDLDSAHVDGIKGLAATAASAEQFHRWGVREAESGNYQGAIANYQKAIKLDPELAPAYLGLAIIQYNFDYRAAAQKNTQTAIALFKKQKHELGLQTASNFQQNMNLVQEAENNVAKKEGGHGQIGKFMGSVGSLLLQFLL, from the coding sequence ATGAAACCGCAACTATTTGCTGTAATTGTTCTGTTAACTACTATTGCTATGCCTGCTCAGGCGGAAAATTTGAGTGATTTAAACCAACTTTTAGGTAGTAAAAAATGTTCTCAATGCGATTTGAGTAATGCTGGATTAGTACAGGCAGATTTAATGGGTTCAGATTTAGCTGGAGCTAATTTGGCAGAAGCTAACTTGAGCCAGGCTAATCTTAAGGGTGCAAATCTTCAAGGAGTGGATCTTTCAGGAGCATCATTGTATGGTGCTAATCTAACGGGTGCTAATTTAGCGGGTGCTAATTTAACAGGTACAGATTTAAGAAATGCCTATGTAGATCGTGCTAACTTAGCGGGGGTAGATCTTGATTCAGCTCATGTAGATGGGATCAAAGGTTTGGCTGCCACGGCTGCTTCTGCCGAGCAGTTCCATCGTTGGGGTGTTCGAGAAGCTGAAAGTGGCAACTATCAAGGTGCGATCGCTAATTATCAAAAAGCGATTAAACTAGATCCTGAATTAGCTCCAGCTTACTTAGGTTTAGCAATCATTCAATATAATTTTGATTATCGAGCAGCAGCCCAGAAAAACACTCAAACAGCGATCGCTCTGTTTAAAAAACAAAAACATGAATTAGGTTTGCAAACCGCGAGTAATTTCCAGCAAAATATGAATCTAGTTCAAGAAGCTGAGAATAATGTAGCTAAAAAGGAAGGAGGACATGGACAAATAGGCAAGTTCATGGGTAGTGTTGGTTCTTTGCTGTTGCAGTTTTTACTATAA